In Nitrospirota bacterium, one DNA window encodes the following:
- the bioF gene encoding 8-amino-7-oxononanoate synthase, translating into MFSESLIRLKKMNLLREIKNCNSPQGSRISMDGKNYINFSSNNYLGLANHPHVIESSKKAIAMFGFGSGASRLLCGGSILHSELEKKTAEFKGTESALIFNSGYSANIGIIPAIADEEDVIFSDELNHASIVDGCRLSKAKKIIYRHKDIGHLSELIEKEKAKRKIIITDSVFSMDGDIAPLKEIFNLCLTFNSTLSTPNFLLYIDDAHGTGVLGNGKGALAHFGIKPGPWIIQMGTFSKALGSFGAFAAGSKDAIEWILNTARSFIFSTALPSCAAAASIAALEVIEKEPELLNKLWSNREHAVHGITKLGYDIMGSETPIIPVRTGTVEKALRISRHLMENGIFASAIRPPSVKEPRIRITVTAAHTTEDIERLIKALDSIKL; encoded by the coding sequence ATGTTCTCTGAATCACTCATCCGGCTCAAAAAAATGAATCTCCTGCGGGAGATAAAAAATTGCAATTCTCCGCAAGGTTCAAGAATATCAATGGACGGGAAAAACTACATAAATTTTTCGTCAAACAACTATCTCGGACTTGCAAATCACCCTCACGTAATTGAATCCTCAAAGAAAGCTATTGCGATGTTCGGTTTCGGCTCAGGCGCATCAAGGCTTCTCTGCGGCGGAAGTATTCTTCATAGTGAACTTGAAAAAAAGACAGCAGAATTCAAGGGAACAGAATCAGCCCTTATCTTTAATTCAGGCTATTCGGCAAATATAGGGATAATCCCTGCAATTGCTGATGAAGAAGACGTGATATTCAGCGATGAGCTCAACCATGCAAGCATAGTTGACGGATGCAGGCTGAGCAAGGCAAAGAAAATAATTTACAGGCACAAAGATATAGGGCACCTTTCAGAGTTGATAGAAAAAGAAAAAGCAAAGAGGAAAATAATCATCACAGATTCCGTATTCAGCATGGATGGCGACATCGCTCCGTTAAAGGAGATTTTTAATCTTTGCTTAACTTTTAACTCTACACTCTCAACTCCTAACTTTCTTCTCTATATAGACGACGCTCACGGCACAGGTGTGCTTGGAAACGGAAAAGGCGCACTCGCGCATTTTGGCATAAAGCCGGGGCCGTGGATTATACAGATGGGAACTTTCTCAAAGGCGCTGGGTTCATTCGGAGCATTTGCTGCCGGAAGCAAAGACGCCATAGAGTGGATACTTAACACTGCAAGAAGTTTTATATTTTCCACAGCCCTGCCTTCATGCGCTGCCGCAGCCTCAATTGCCGCATTAGAGGTGATAGAAAAAGAGCCGGAACTCCTTAACAAACTATGGTCCAACAGAGAACACGCTGTTCACGGAATTACAAAACTCGGTTATGATATTATGGGCAGCGAAACACCGATAATCCCTGTCAGGACAGGAACAGTTGAAAAAGCGCTGAGAATATCACGGCATCTTATGGAAAACGGCATCTTTGCGTCTGCGATAAGGCCGCCGTCTGTAAAAGAACCGCGGATAAGAATAACAGTGACAGCCGCTCATACAACTGAAGATATTGAAAGGCTGATAAAAGCATTAGACAGTATAAAACTTTAG
- a CDS encoding DNA internalization-related competence protein ComEC/Rec2, with protein MAFFISFLAGVILFYSFHYFPFTSSIIFFLFLAGLIFKKRYLLIPVLVFGVLYAFFRYAPEADFSNIRGKEIIVSGEFSSDAVAASTGKFIQEFHVSSAADEETGKALKEIEEKDIFIFSDYEFIAGERYNIAVKIGKDNRKFNPGRTENNNLYANLIEVKDLRGGKKSVWAVFEDARAKLNRYVTENFSADSGALVSAITTGQRGNMSDGLKDAFSSTGLAHILSISGTHFGIFSVLLFGLFRFVIKFLPYSLLQRITLYFTPSQGAAALSLPFMLAYLALSGWSIPAVRSFIMISLFLIGLLIGRKRFWLNSLLFAAFVIVLWNPESLFSLSFQLSFLAVLFIGFSIEMGRAEEQQNSTAAGQQISKTTALLLYCATALRASLLLTLAASLGTAPLVAYHFHYFSIISPLSNLLITPLIGFLLLPLSLISSFMFLFTGHYMFGSLVKTVTDITVYSVRFMAEFQFSDIKIPAFPVFAVIIFYVGFVFYFFVSKKKLVPVITFLLMIAYVSAHIFLRGGEMGITYLDVGQGDGAVIELPDKKVVVMDTGRSGREVSAFLKYLGMKSIDALVLSHADSDHAGGTDYLTARFKVKEMWDSGRIIYPEGNSTGIVRRMLERGDVIEGNGYKIYALHPYKEFYAMRGDSDNGGNNSSLVLKIESASGGRKKSFLFTGDIEDEAQEDIIHLGKWLKSDVVKVPHHGGRTSAYKPFYDAASPEIAVISVGRDNAYGHPHRETLEMLEGAKIYRTDMSGAVKITEKDGRLEVKTHRDYRFSKTESLAGEIKNIQRLFRVW; from the coding sequence ATGGCATTTTTCATCTCATTTCTTGCCGGCGTTATCCTGTTTTATTCATTTCATTATTTCCCCTTCACAAGCAGTATCATATTTTTTCTGTTTCTTGCCGGCCTGATTTTTAAGAAAAGATACCTGTTAATCCCTGTCCTTGTTTTCGGAGTTTTATATGCCTTTTTCAGATATGCGCCTGAGGCTGATTTTTCTAATATCAGGGGAAAAGAAATAATCGTATCAGGGGAGTTCAGTTCAGATGCGGTTGCGGCATCTACAGGAAAATTTATTCAGGAGTTTCATGTAAGCTCGGCAGCAGATGAGGAAACAGGAAAGGCATTAAAAGAGATTGAGGAAAAAGATATTTTTATTTTTTCCGATTATGAGTTTATAGCAGGAGAGCGATACAATATAGCAGTCAAGATAGGCAAAGACAATAGAAAGTTCAATCCCGGAAGGACCGAAAACAACAATCTCTATGCAAACCTTATTGAAGTTAAAGACTTAAGGGGCGGCAAAAAAAGCGTATGGGCAGTGTTTGAAGATGCAAGGGCGAAACTTAACAGATATGTTACAGAGAACTTCAGCGCTGATTCAGGCGCACTTGTTTCTGCCATAACCACAGGGCAGAGAGGCAATATGAGCGACGGATTGAAAGACGCCTTTAGCTCAACAGGGCTTGCGCATATTTTAAGCATTTCAGGCACGCATTTCGGAATCTTCTCTGTTCTCCTGTTCGGTTTATTCAGGTTTGTAATAAAATTTCTGCCATACAGTTTGCTCCAGAGGATTACACTCTACTTCACGCCGTCTCAGGGGGCGGCGGCTCTGAGCCTTCCGTTCATGCTTGCATATCTTGCTCTCTCAGGGTGGAGCATTCCTGCAGTTAGGTCTTTTATAATGATAAGCCTGTTTCTCATCGGGCTTTTGATAGGCAGAAAAAGATTCTGGCTTAACTCGCTCTTGTTTGCCGCTTTTGTGATTGTCTTGTGGAATCCCGAGTCTCTGTTCAGCCTTTCTTTTCAGCTCTCATTCCTTGCAGTGCTTTTTATCGGGTTTTCAATAGAGATGGGCAGAGCAGAGGAGCAACAAAACAGCACAGCAGCAGGACAACAAATCTCAAAAACTACTGCGCTGCTGCTCTACTGCGCTACTGCTCTTCGGGCTTCCCTTCTACTTACGCTTGCAGCCTCTCTTGGAACAGCGCCTCTGGTTGCATATCACTTTCATTATTTTTCCATTATATCTCCGCTGTCCAATCTCTTAATCACGCCGCTGATAGGTTTTCTGCTCTTGCCTCTGTCGCTGATATCGTCTTTCATGTTTCTTTTTACAGGACATTATATGTTCGGCTCTCTGGTAAAAACAGTAACTGACATTACTGTCTATTCCGTGAGATTTATGGCGGAATTCCAGTTTTCAGATATAAAGATTCCTGCATTCCCCGTGTTTGCAGTAATAATCTTTTATGTAGGATTTGTTTTTTATTTTTTCGTAAGCAAGAAGAAACTGGTCCCTGTAATCACTTTTCTCCTGATGATAGCCTATGTGTCGGCGCATATCTTTTTAAGAGGCGGCGAAATGGGAATAACGTATCTTGATGTCGGGCAGGGAGACGGAGCAGTAATAGAACTCCCCGATAAAAAAGTTGTTGTGATGGATACAGGAAGAAGCGGCCGCGAAGTTTCTGCATTTTTGAAATATCTCGGTATGAAAAGCATAGACGCCCTTGTTCTCTCACATGCAGATTCTGACCATGCGGGAGGAACAGATTATCTGACGGCACGGTTTAAGGTTAAAGAGATGTGGGACAGCGGACGCATTATTTATCCGGAGGGAAACAGCACGGGTATAGTTCGCAGGATGCTTGAGAGGGGCGATGTGATTGAAGGTAATGGATATAAGATATATGCGCTTCATCCGTATAAAGAATTTTACGCCATGAGAGGAGACAGCGATAACGGAGGGAATAACAGTTCACTGGTATTAAAGATAGAATCTGCCTCAGGCGGAAGGAAGAAATCATTTTTATTCACAGGAGATATTGAAGATGAAGCACAAGAGGATATAATCCATCTTGGCAAATGGCTTAAGAGTGATGTTGTTAAAGTCCCGCATCACGGCGGCAGGACATCAGCGTATAAACCATTCTATGATGCGGCATCTCCTGAGATTGCAGTAATAAGCGTGGGAAGGGATAATGCCTATGGACATCCGCATCGGGAAACGCTTGAAATGCTTGAAGGCGCAAAAATATACCGCACGGACATGAGCGGCGCTGTAAAAATAACAGAGAAGGACGGCAGGCTTGAAGTTAAAACGCACAGAGACTATAGATTTTCAAAGACAGAAAGCCTTGCAGGAGAGATAAAGAATATACAAAGACTTTTCAGGGTGTGGTGA
- the atpF gene encoding F0F1 ATP synthase subunit B, whose product MKKIQNSKTDNSSLITPHSLIILASCILYLASVSIVFASGGGEEGSAGAIAKDYFWKIINFGILFFVLYKFGKKPLQSFLKQRTELIEKSLKEAKETKELAQKALAEVEERLKARDREIGEIVSSAKESGEKEKARLIEEGSRMKEKILEQARTNIVYEVKRAKETIMEEASAIAIELAEKKLKEKLTKEEQLKLLEESLAKIEGKN is encoded by the coding sequence ATGAAAAAAATTCAAAATTCAAAAACTGACAACTCGTCACTCATTACTCCTCACTCGTTAATCATTTTAGCATCCTGCATCCTCTATCTCGCATCTGTAAGTATTGTTTTCGCAAGCGGAGGCGGGGAAGAAGGAAGCGCAGGAGCGATAGCTAAGGACTACTTCTGGAAGATTATAAATTTTGGAATTCTTTTCTTTGTTTTATATAAGTTCGGGAAAAAGCCGTTACAGTCTTTCCTGAAACAGAGGACTGAGCTTATAGAGAAGAGCCTCAAGGAAGCAAAGGAGACAAAGGAACTGGCTCAGAAAGCCCTTGCAGAGGTTGAAGAAAGGCTTAAGGCAAGGGATAGAGAGATAGGGGAGATTGTTTCATCAGCAAAAGAGTCGGGAGAAAAGGAGAAGGCGCGGCTTATTGAAGAAGGCAGCAGGATGAAAGAAAAGATACTGGAGCAGGCAAGGACTAATATAGTTTATGAGGTTAAAAGGGCTAAGGAAACAATAATGGAAGAGGCATCTGCCATTGCAATAGAACTTGCAGAGAAAAAACTTAAAGAAAAACTTACTAAAGAAGAGCAGCTTAAACTGCTCGAGGAATCTTTAGCAAAGATAGAAGGCAAAAATTGA
- the galT gene encoding galactose-1-phosphate uridylyltransferase, whose translation MPELRLNLITREWVIIATERAKRPDEFRQRRDKKYLPEHDKNCPFCPGNEDKTPGEIMKVSSDGNWKIRVTPNKFSALSFEGERKRINEGLKHLVTGVGRHEVIIESALHNMPTALMPVEDVADILRVYKNRFLDIYNDSRTEHVIIFKNNGEKAGTSIEHAHSQIVGTPVTPMQVRDRMDETTRYFDNTGECLMCATVRSELSEGRRIILDTNHFVTFIPYAALSPFHTWIFPKKHNASFGDISEEEIADLAYNLKTALSKIYHGLDNPDYNYVIRSESPKESGSEYFHWYLSIVPRVIQAAGFELGSGMYINTSLPEEIAEFLRKVKTDS comes from the coding sequence ATGCCTGAGCTCAGATTAAACCTTATAACAAGAGAGTGGGTAATAATCGCAACCGAGCGGGCAAAACGGCCTGATGAATTCCGCCAGAGAAGAGACAAAAAATATCTGCCTGAACATGACAAAAACTGCCCTTTCTGCCCCGGCAATGAAGACAAAACCCCCGGAGAAATAATGAAGGTGTCCTCTGACGGGAACTGGAAGATAAGGGTAACGCCTAATAAGTTTTCCGCGCTGAGCTTTGAAGGAGAACGAAAGCGGATAAACGAAGGCTTGAAACATCTTGTCACCGGTGTCGGAAGGCACGAGGTAATAATAGAGTCAGCCCTCCACAATATGCCAACAGCGCTTATGCCTGTAGAGGATGTAGCTGATATTTTAAGGGTTTATAAAAACCGTTTTCTTGACATCTATAACGATTCCAGAACAGAGCATGTAATAATCTTCAAAAACAACGGAGAGAAGGCAGGCACATCAATCGAACATGCCCATTCACAGATTGTAGGCACGCCTGTAACTCCGATGCAGGTAAGGGACAGAATGGATGAGACAACAAGATATTTTGACAATACAGGAGAATGCCTGATGTGCGCTACCGTGAGGTCTGAACTTTCAGAGGGCAGGCGGATAATATTGGATACAAACCATTTCGTGACATTCATCCCGTATGCGGCGCTGTCTCCGTTTCACACATGGATATTCCCCAAAAAGCATAATGCATCTTTTGGAGACATAAGCGAGGAAGAAATAGCTGACCTTGCATATAATCTAAAAACAGCGCTCTCTAAGATTTATCACGGACTGGATAACCCTGACTACAACTATGTCATTCGCTCTGAAAGCCCGAAGGAAAGCGGCTCCGAATATTTCCACTGGTATCTGAGTATTGTGCCGAGGGTAATTCAGGCAGCAGGATTTGAACTCGGCTCAGGCATGTATATAAACACGTCCCTGCCTGAAGAGATTGCGGAGTTTTTGAGAAAAGTTAAAACTGATTCCTAA
- a CDS encoding ATP synthase F0 subunit B, whose amino-acid sequence MLELIPRDFLILLANFLGLLIALNYILFKPMLKLFKEREDNISGALGSAKEMFQKKDEAIARLNKDLADARDKAKEAFETLRAEGGNRQRELFSGAETEASGMLQKARTELRAEAEKARQALRADVDKFSDEIVRKLLKA is encoded by the coding sequence ATGTTAGAACTTATACCAAGAGACTTTCTTATCTTGCTTGCAAATTTTTTAGGATTGCTGATTGCCCTCAACTATATTCTCTTTAAACCCATGCTCAAGCTGTTCAAAGAAAGAGAAGACAATATAAGCGGCGCGCTCGGTTCTGCGAAGGAGATGTTCCAAAAGAAAGACGAGGCCATTGCGAGGCTGAATAAGGACTTAGCGGATGCCAGAGACAAGGCGAAGGAGGCGTTTGAAACCCTCAGGGCAGAAGGCGGGAACAGGCAGAGGGAACTCTTTTCAGGCGCCGAGACAGAGGCATCCGGAATGCTTCAGAAGGCGAGAACAGAACTGAGGGCAGAGGCTGAAAAGGCAAGACAGGCCTTACGGGCTGATGTGGATAAATTCTCAGATGAAATCGTAAGGAAGTTGTTAAAGGCATGA
- a CDS encoding AAA family ATPase, with the protein MAFVIALAGKGGTGKTSISALTVKYLVEKKKKAVLAVDADSNSCLNEALGVDVHATIGHLREESLQTIRGGMERPGGMSMEQLFDYQVQRSVIEAKGFDLMVMGRPEGPGCYCAANNIIRKYTDKLSETYSYVVIDNEAGMEHLSRRTTHKVDLLLIISDPTVRGIKTARRIADLVKELDLDIDKHMLIINRVTGDEGDELKKLAGSLGLEVAGVVPQDKNVFQYDLQGRAIVELPEDSLAIKTVYDILGKFV; encoded by the coding sequence ATGGCGTTTGTGATTGCGCTTGCAGGAAAAGGCGGGACAGGGAAAACAAGCATATCTGCGCTGACTGTCAAGTATCTCGTTGAAAAAAAGAAAAAGGCTGTGCTTGCAGTTGATGCTGACAGCAATTCCTGCCTGAACGAGGCATTGGGCGTTGATGTCCATGCGACAATCGGCCATCTGAGAGAGGAATCCCTCCAGACAATAAGAGGCGGAATGGAAAGGCCCGGCGGCATGTCAATGGAGCAGTTGTTTGACTATCAGGTTCAGCGGTCAGTCATAGAGGCAAAGGGTTTTGATTTGATGGTAATGGGAAGGCCTGAGGGCCCCGGCTGTTACTGCGCTGCGAATAACATAATCAGAAAATACACTGACAAGCTTTCAGAGACATATTCTTATGTTGTGATAGACAATGAGGCGGGCATGGAGCATCTGAGCAGGAGGACTACGCATAAGGTTGACCTGCTGCTGATAATAAGCGACCCGACTGTAAGGGGCATCAAAACAGCAAGGAGGATTGCAGACCTCGTAAAAGAGCTGGACCTTGATATTGATAAGCATATGCTGATAATCAACAGGGTAACAGGCGATGAGGGCGATGAACTCAAAAAACTTGCCGGGTCTCTCGGGCTTGAAGTTGCCGGTGTCGTTCCTCAGGATAAGAATGTTTTTCAATACGACCTTCAGGGTAGAGCAATCGTGGAACTGCCGGAGGATTCACTTGCCATAAAAACTGTTTACGATATTCTTGGTAAATTTGTGTAG
- the atpH gene encoding ATP synthase F1 subunit delta produces MKPAKEAKKYAKTLINVVDIDGVPQALTELTAIENLMVKSRDFRSFLLNPAFSQPDREKALKKMAESAGFSEKVVRFVMHLSEFRIIAALPEIIKIAAAIYLEKKKRARATVLTSIEISKDYEERLKRSLKKLTERDVDIEFIMEPALLGGILVKVGSTMYDTSIKGQLRLLKDELIKG; encoded by the coding sequence TTGAAGCCGGCAAAAGAAGCTAAAAAATACGCAAAGACTCTTATAAATGTTGTAGACATCGATGGTGTGCCTCAGGCGCTAACTGAGCTTACGGCGATAGAAAACCTTATGGTGAAGAGCAGAGATTTCAGGAGCTTTCTGTTAAACCCGGCATTTTCTCAGCCGGACAGGGAGAAGGCATTGAAAAAGATGGCAGAAAGCGCAGGGTTTTCTGAAAAGGTTGTCAGGTTTGTAATGCATCTTTCAGAGTTCAGGATAATTGCCGCTCTGCCTGAAATAATTAAGATAGCCGCCGCCATTTATCTTGAGAAGAAAAAGCGCGCAAGGGCCACTGTTTTAACTTCTATAGAGATAAGCAAAGATTATGAGGAGAGGCTTAAGCGTTCATTAAAGAAATTGACGGAGAGGGATGTGGATATAGAATTTATTATGGAACCTGCTTTGCTTGGAGGAATCCTTGTAAAAGTAGGCAGCACAATGTATGACACAAGTATAAAAGGCCAATTGAGGCTTTTAAAAGATGAGCTTATAAAGGGGTGA